A genomic segment from Cutaneotrichosporon cavernicola HIS019 DNA, chromosome: 7b encodes:
- the MRPL51 gene encoding uncharacterized protein (Mitochondrial ribosomal protein L51 / S25 / CI-B8 domain), translating to MVHKAALEPLRKGFPRSVGVAGYQHFLTPLRKLIFDFDAESPSQAGLRTYLQKPLVELARENPDVEVVVRKQKRGTAAVIRGHYVNGRDKVICVNKLEATAVAKKVELLLNASGAKLKPLKNATLEAGPGNEAARGIWSALHDAAKPAGGYRI from the exons ATGGTCCACAaggccgccctcgagcccCTCCGCAAGGGTTTCCCCCGTtccgtcggcgtcgccggctACCAGCACTTCCTTACCCCGCTGCGCAAGCTTATCTTTGACTTTGACGCCGAGTCGCCGTCCCAGGCTGGTTTGAG GACATACCTCCAGAAGCCGCTggttgagctcgcgcgcgagaacccggacgtcgaggttgttgtGCGCAAGCAGAAGCGCGGGACTGCCGCCGTCATCCGCGGACACTACG TCAACGGCCGCGACAAGGTCATCTGCGTGaacaagctcgaggcaACTGCCGtggccaagaaggtcgagctgctgctCAACGCGTCTggcgccaagctcaagccgCTCAAGAATGCGACGCTCGAGGCTGGGCCCGGCAACGAGGCCGCGCGTGGTATCTGGAGCGCGCTGCACGACGCTGCCAAGCCCGCAGGCGGGTACAGGATATAA
- a CDS encoding uncharacterized protein (Fms-interacting protein), whose protein sequence is MPLPRTIAEPYAHDALVFLPVSDPVPRSPAADVPLLAAALEAHLAGSNTPLPAITGSMRTAQRNAQATQNASRLGAARARVGLDEADVQLRTAEYELARVREEMAVCRAYEPMYETICMASENDFLASADPEVLAMLPPETDAMGRKYAILLGRLEAELVHVQAQESQVAEMSAQRDALVRSRREIVKKAEAVDALLSDYSKTTTAMASKIRDVVRAAEKDKDQDKEDKEIKA, encoded by the exons ATGCCGCTCCCCCGAACCATCGCCGAACCGTACgcgcacgacgcgctcgtcttcctccccgTCTCGGACCCAGTCCCAcgctcgcccgccgcggATGTGCCCCTACTCGCAGCGGCGTTGGAGGCGCATCTGGCTGGCAGCAATACCCCTCTCCCCGCCATTACGGGGAGTATGCGCACCGCCCAGCGGAATGCTCAGGCGACGCAGAACGCTTCTCGCCTCGGAGCAGCTCGGGCCCGTGTAGGCCTCGATGAGGCGGACGTACAACTCCGTACAGCCGAGTACGAGCTCGCCcgcgtgcgcgaggagatggccgTTTGTCGCGCTTATGA gccgATGTACGAGACGATTTGCATGGCGTCGGAGAACGActtcctcgcctcggccgacCCTGAAGTGCTGGCTATGCTAC CACCGGAGACTGACGCCATGGGGCGCAAGTACGCTATCCTGCTTGGCCGGCTCGAGGCtgagctcgtccatgtTCAGGCGCAAGAATCGCAAGTGGCCGAGATGTCTGCGCAGCGGGATGCACTGGTCCGTTCCCGCCGGGAAATCGTCAAGAAGGCTGAGgcggtcgacgcgctcctctcTGATTATTCCAAG ACGACTACGGCCATGGCGTCCAAGATACGCGATGTTGTGCGGGCTGCTGAGAAGGATAAGGAccaggacaaggaggacaaggagatcaaggcgtGA
- a CDS encoding uncharacterized protein (VHS domain): MSKYGGYMRSAQGIMSALSGEKPHSSITDWIEVLSSDRYEDFSLDGIPELVDSVNLQGSQGTTEAARAIRKKLKYGNTHRQIRALVILRALTENAGQTFKLNWANHQIMERLRDMATDNLLDPKVKQRLILVFHAWSIQYADEPRMAPVAGLWKQYSGSTARRAAPPRPTGSAPSSPPEQAAKGFSSSDPFYDHSWEPAPGQRGKDTYADLDSARADAEERKRDREQRMALERREAEIERREREVKRKQEMSQVEARRRSEAEAEAEKRRKAKQERKNAKHAPKRPQFNFEKEKPQVLSSVAIANLAASNLVNSCRLLNREVENVTESPRVQDCLDKAKAARRTVVKYIQVVTDEEFLGTLLEANERIVTAIQLYDKMSKPAALDSDSDEEAHKRYGDEEAQVERIRHRLEAQKLETQRTGEIESMQEAQRVESQRRQARAARRGNSGTDADRSGSHRTMDDLAGLDFSARNPNLPRPIEPDSDKLSMGRASLSDFSDYDSSDDEWRATHSRRSSHQVAGPSRGNHGQLYGDGNFDPYATSEGTGYAELEEEGGKDRLLDDPFGDPFGDDQATTPRHEKQRMEWTAI; this comes from the exons ATGTCAAAGTACGGCGGATACATGCGCTCAGCGCAGGGCATCATGAGTGCCTTATCTGGCGAAAAGCCTCACTCGTCCATCACCGATTGGATCGAAGTCCTCTCCTCTGACCGGTACGAGGATTTCTCTCTCGACGGTATCCCCGAACTCGTCGACAGTGTCAACCTCCAAGGCTCACAGGGTACCACTGAGGCCGCCCGTGCCATTCGCAAGAAGCTCAAGTACGGCAACACGCACCGCCAGatccgcgccctcgtcatcctccgcgccctcaCCGAGAACGCTGGTCAAACATTCAAGCTCAACTGGGCCAACCACCAAATTATGGAGCGCCTGCGCGACATGGCGACTGAC AACCTCCTTGACCCGAAGGTCAAGCAGAGActcatcctcgtcttccACGCATGGTCGATCCAGTACGCTGACGAGCCACGCATGGCACCTGTGGCAGGCCTGTGGAAGCAGTACTCTGGTTCTaccgctcgccgcgctgccCCGCCTCGTCCCACTGGGAGCGCCCCGTCAAGCCCACCCGAGCAGGCCGCCAAGGGCTTCTCTTCGTCGGACCCATTCTACGACCATTCGTGGGAACCGGCACCGGGACAGCGCGGCAAGGACACCTACGCCGACCTGGACAGCGCACGGgcggacgccgaggagcgcaagcgtGACCGCGAGCAGCGGATGGCTCTGGAGCGTCGCGAGGCGGAGATCGaacgccgcgagcgcgaagTGAAGCGCAAGCAGGAG ATGTCACAGGTTGAGGCTCGGCGCCGCAGCGAGGCGGAAGCTGAGGCCGAGAAACGCCGCAAGGCTAAGCAGGAGCGCAAGAACGCCAAGCACGCCCCCAAGAGACCACAGTTCAACTTTGAGAAGGAGAAACCGCAGGTCCTGTCGtccgtcgccatcgccaaTCTCGCTGCGtccaacctcgtcaactcGTGCCGCCTGCTCAACCGCGAGGTTGAGAACGTGACTGAAAGCCCGCGCGTCCAGGACTGCCTCGAtaaggccaaggctgcaCGACGCACGGTCGTCAAGTACATCCAGGTCGTAACGGACGAGGAGTTCCTCGGTAcgctgctcgaggcgaACGAGAGAATCGTCACTGCCATACAGTTGTACGACAAGATGAGCAAGCCGGCTGcgctcgactcggactctGACGAAGAGGCGCACAAGCGCTATGGCGACGAAGAGGCGcaggtcgagcgcatccGCCATCGCCTCGAGGCACAGAAGCTTGAAACCCAGCGCACTGGCGAGATCGAGAGCATGCAGGAGGCCCAGAGGGTCGAGAGTCAGCGCCGCcaggcgcgcgccgctcgcaGGGGCAACTCGGGAACCGATGCGGATCGATCGGGCAGCCACAGGACGATGGACGACCTCGCTGGGCTCGACTTTAGCGCCCGCAACCCTAACCTCCCGCGTCCGATAGAGCCGGACTCGGATAAGCTGAGCATGGGCCGGGC TTCGCTCTCCGACTTCTCCGACTACGACTCCAGCGATGACGAGTGGCGCGCCACGCACTCGCGCCGGAGCAGCCACCAGGTTGCCGGCCCAAGCCGTGGCAACCACGGCCAACTGTACGGCGATGGTAATTTCGACCCGTATGCCACGTCGGAAGGCACCGGCTACGCAGAgctggaggaagagggcggCAAGGATCGCCTGCTAGACGACCCGTTCGGCGATCCGTTCGGCGACGAccaggcgacgacgccgaggcaCGAGAAGCAGCGAATGGAGT ggaCCGCGATCTAA
- the YAK1 gene encoding uncharacterized protein (Protein tyrosine kinase) has product MSRPSSYHSAPTQAANDDFALPLYQQPTQSTLAYQSPQYQGPPLNPNVPPPRSPRTTALPPPPLSSGHSLQANTPQRHSVHTTHLTPSRPSGSPYSAAQPYTPTPATTNGSATSSQRQSMHFPAYGTSYGASDHPPTAGGAGGAGSGGTLGSLARSASLSTARRKDPFSYPSDDVESGMAGGDIGSGPAYVASAGAAQIRPGGAPAGAANQMPMPYINTNLRNDTDVVMSPPGSSGGNAVRYGSMPPPPVRLQSGSASSSSTQPPSNPYVPREGPPSDTWLHYRRSSARQSSSPQSGSVSPALVASPHSPSMQSLSLSMQDTASSPHLLTPQGTMSSPPSSGTRDGGFYHPPNQRSHSQSFIMPTGPQYEAPRSSSREAPSRQGLRPVRGWDDLKPRVNAHPQGRRADPDVPGGYLSPLKCLTAALPQTYSLCNPAFKYESSDNPRRVLTKPSKPVYNDGADNEDWDYILFVNDLLGGEHGGDRYLILDLLGQGTFGQVVKCQNMRTHAICAVKVVKNKPAYLNQSKMEVAILNLLNREHDPHDEHHILRLLDSFTHKSHLCLVFECLSSNLYELIKQNQFKGLSLQLVRVFTQQLLDCLAVLKDARLIHCDLKPENILLKTLQSPQIKVIDFGSACHELQTVYTYIQSRFYRSPEVLLGLPYSTSIDMWSLGCIVVELFLGLPIFPGTSEYNQVSRIVDMLGIPPQHQLEMGKQTNDFFNCVGVDAHGRKQYKLKPMDQYASEHRTKEQASKQYFKHTQLRDIIMEYPLTKKNAKQLDIDREMAQRRAFMNFVEGLLNLDPIKRWSPQQASKHPFITGEKYTGPFEPPTAPAKRSTGSSTAPATATTEASAVPATPSSTSSKKYGGLVQSPASGRGQRVYSDAAAYNHRLTQHQYQTAQAQVQAQSAQNAARQGPFAPGNAYDTAQQQQQQQYAGKTHVSSQHNPPTTWQHQSQVHPPTQPYHPRVPSGTSGNQGARASFPTITAPTNPPPNSYFPGSRNRANTINQMDTIPPALARLTNLGAPDPSNRSSLTPVLHREDMAEAWERRQQGGHKPSNLQHQTYAQLEYLQEQAELVNMAQQGYVMPGQYQGHHAHHASTSGPPSAGGLASLGGHHRGTQSFSGTQAYQMQPPIGTHEYRGRVPPLQLTATNEYDPTRSGSSSAAGGAPYLPTYPPAAATSQPNSATFDAFDARDTMSGLMYTPLQPTQAQTQGAYGAFTPGHAARSSFSGPYNSSANSQRNNPFAGQQPAASPRRGGHGYGA; this is encoded by the exons ATGTCGCGGCCATCGTCGTATCACTCAGCGCCAACTCAAGCTGCCAACGACGACTTTGCCCTCCCTCTCTACCAGCAGCCAACCCAGTCGACGCTCGCCTACCAGTCCCCCCAGTACCAGGGGCCGCCTCTCAACCCCAacgttcctcctccgcgtTCTCCGCGGACCACGGCgctgcctcctccaccactgTCATCGGGACACTCCTTGCAGGCCAACACCCCGCAGCGTCACTCGGTTCACACCACCCACCTCACGCCTTCGCGCCCGTCAGGCTCGCCATACTCGGCCGCTCAGCCGTACACTCCCACACCCGCAACCACAAACGGTTCCGCCACGAGCTCTCAGCGCCAGTCCATGCACTTCCCAGCGTACGGGACTTCGTACGGGGCCAGCGACCACCCCCCTACTGCTGGTGGAGCTGGCGGAGCAGGTAGCGGGGGCACGCTAGGATCGCTTGCGCGGAgcgcctcgctctccacTGCACGCCGAAAGGATCCCTTCTCATACCCTTccgacgacgtcgagagcGGAATGGCGGGCGGAGATATCGGGTCCGGGCCCGCCTATGTTGCTTCTGCGGGCGCGGCACAGATCCGCCCCGGTGGTGCGCCAGCTGGCGCGGCCAACCAGATGCCAATGCCGTACATCAACACAAACCTGCGCAATGACACTGACGTCGTCATGTCTCCTCCCGGCAGCTCGGGAGGGAATGCAGTGCGATACGGTTCGATGCCCCCACCTCCCGTACGCCTGCAGTCGGGCAGCGCCTCTTCGTCATCCACCCAGCCTCCTTCAAACCCATACGTGCCGCGCGAGGGACCGCCCTCCGACACTTGGCTCCACTACCGCCGCAGCAGTGCTCGGCAATCGAGCTCGCCTCAATCAGGTTCGGTTAGCCCTGCACTTGTGGCCAGCCCGCACTCGCCGTCCATGCAGTCCCTGTCATTGTCAATGCAGGACACGGCGTCGTCCCCGCACCTCCTCACACCGCAGGGTACAATGTCCAGTCCCCCCTCATCCGGCACCCGTGACGGGGGCTTCTACCACCCTCCTAACCAACGCTCGCACTCGCAGAGCTTCATCATGCCCACAGGCCCACAGTACGAGGCGCCGCGAAGTTcgtcgcgcgaggcgcCGAGTAGACAGGGCCTCCGCCCAGTCCGTGGCTGGGATGACCTCAAGCCCCGCGTTAACGCGCACCCGCagggccgccgcgccgaccccgacgtGCCGGGCGGGTACCTCTCC cccCTCAAGTGTCTCACCGCTGCATTACCGCAAACGTACTCGCTCTGCAACCCAGCGTTCAAGTATGAGAGCTCGGACAACCCGCGCCGCGTTCTCACGAAGCCGAGCAAGCCCGTATACAACGACGGCGCCGACAATGAAGACTGGGACTATATCTTATTCGTCAACGACCTGCTGGGCGGGGAGCACGGGGGCGATCG ctaCCTCATCCTCGATCTTCTGGGCCAGGGAACCTTCGGCCAGGTCGTCAAGTGCCAGAATATGAGAACACACGCCATCTGCGCCGTCAAGGTGGTCAAGAACAAGCCGGCCTACTTGAACCAGAGCAAGATGGAGGTCGCGATTTTAAACTTG ctcAATCGCGAGCATGACCCACATGATGAGCACCACATCTTGCGGCTACTCGACTCGTTCACGCACAAGAGCCACTTGTGTTTGGTGTTTGAGTGCCTGTCGTCCAACCTCTacgagctcatcaagcAGAACCAGTTCAAGGGGTTGAGCTTGCAGCTCGTGCGCGTCTTTACTcagcagctcctcgactgTCTCGCggtgctcaaggacgcgcgGCTCATCCACTGTGATCTAAAGCCGGAAAACATCCTGCTCAAAAC actGCAATCGCCCCAGATCAAAGTCATCGACTTTGGCTCGGCGTGTCATGAGTTACAGACGGTGTACACGTACATCCAGTCGCGCTTCTATCGCTCGCCCGAGGTCCTGCTTGGCCTTCCTTACTCGACGTCGATTGACATGTGGTCGCTCGGCTGCATCGTTGTCGAGCTCTTCCTCGGTTTGCCCATCTTCCCCGGCACAAGCGAGTACAACCAGGTCTCGCGCATCGTCGACATGCTCGGCATTCCGCCGCAGCATCAGCTCGAGATGGGCAAGCAGACAAACGACTTCTTCAACTgcgttggcgttgacgCGCATGGCCGGAAGCAGTACAAGCTCAAGCCGATGGATCAGTACGCCAGCGAGCACCGCACCAAGGAGCAGGCGAGCAAGCAGTACTTCAAGCACACGCAGCTGCGCGACATCATCATGGAGTATCCCCTAACGAAGAAGAACGCGAAGCAGTTGGACATTGACAGGG AAATGGCACAGCGTCGTGCATTCATGAACTTCGTCGAGGGACTactcaacctcgaccccATAAAAAGGTGGTCGCCGCAGCAGGCGTCCAAACATCCGTTCATCACTGGCGAGAAATACACGGGGCCCTTTGAG CCGCCCACTGCACCGGCCAAGCGTTCGACCGGGAGCAGCACGGCGccagccaccgccaccaccgagGCTTCTGCGGTCCCAGccacgccgagctcgacgagctcgaagaAGTATGGCGGGTTAGTCCAGAGCCCTGCTTCTGGTCGCGGCCAGCGCGTGTACTCGGATGCCGCAGCGTACAATCACCGGCTCACGCAACATCAGTACCAGACTGCGCAAGCTCAGGTGCAAGCACAGTCTGCTCAGAACGCGGCGCGCCAAGGGCCATTCGCACCGGGCAACGCGTACGACACTgcacaacaacaacagcagcagcagtatGCTGGCAAGACCCACGTGTCGAGCCAGCACAACCCGCCAACAACATGGCAGCACCAGAGCCAGGTGCACCCTCCTACACAGCCCTACCACCCAAGGGTTCCCAGCGGGACGTCGGGCAACCAGGGAGCGCGGGCGAGCTTCCCCACTATCACTGCTCCCACCAACCCGCCTCCCAACTCATACTTCCCAGGGTCACGTAACCGCGCCAACACAATAAACCAGATGGACACGATCCCGCCAGCGTTGGCGCGGCTGACCAACCTCGGCGCACCCGACCCGAGCAACCGCTCGTCGCTCACGCCTGTGCTGCATCGCGAGGACATGGCTGAGGCGTGGGAGCGGCGGCAACAGGGCGGGCACAAGCCGAGCAACCTGCAGCACCAGACGTACGCGCAACTCGAGTACTTGCAAGAGCAGGCTGAGCTGGTCAACATGGCGCAGCAGGGTTACGTCATGCCGGGGCAATACCAAGGGCACCACGCACACCACGCTAGCACCTCGGGACCTCCGAGTGCTGGTGGACTCGCGTCGCTTGGCGGGCATCACAGAGGCACGCAGTCGTTTTCTGGCACGCAGGCGTACCAGATGCAGCCGCCCATCGGCACGCACGAGTACCGCGGCCGCGTCCCGCCGCTTCAGCTGACGGCGACGAACGAGTACGACCCCACGCGTAGTGGGTCGTCTTCGGCAGCTGGAGGCGCACCATACCTGCCGACCTATCCACCGGCGGCTGCTACCAGCCAGCCCAACTCGGCGACATTTGATGCGttcgacgcgcgcgacacAATGAGTGGACTGATGTACACGCCACTGCAGCCGACACAAGCACAGACGCAGGGCGCGTACGGCGCGTTCACGCCGGGCCACGCGGCAcgctcgtccttctcgggGCCGTACAACTCGTCTGCCAACTCGCAGCGCAACAACCCGTTTGCAGGGCAGCAGCCCGCTGCGTCGccgagacgaggagggcatggGTACGGCGCGTAG
- the COQ6 gene encoding uncharacterized protein (FAD-dependent monooxygenase required for the C5-ring hydroxylation during ubiquinone biosynthesis. Catalyzes the hydroxylation of 3-polyprenyl-4-hydroxybenzoic acid to 3-polyprenyl-4,5-dihydroxybenzoic acid. The electrons required for the hydroxylation reaction may be funneled indirectly from NADPH via a ferredoxin ferredoxin reductase system to COQ6) codes for MRSALTLRHAARRVRPSLALRPVLATARLAPRSAAASSSTPSLTPVCYHSTQAVPPPAPMPDISPENTYDIVIIGGGPAGLALATAMVSHSALKDARILLLEGGSLGPVRNWDDAGPWSNRVSSLTAENIEWLQEIGAWEHIALARSRAVDDIIVFANPEPDSHPMLHFPPQDAPLARMTENVNTQRALLRRLEEVGANVTVREGARVAEMRYGEGRGWVGLRMGDEWVGADGPNSPVRQFAEIDTFGHAYNAHGVVATMSHLPPAVWPNHTAFQRFLPTGPLAFLPLADDTSTMVWSTTPELAAALKRLAPDALTLMINAGWNLPEADLAIINDALLAADGTGTPLTRDDIAALLGAFEGAMPTEAPLPPTITGVDPKSVASFPLRLAHADAYTAHRLALVGDAAHTTHPLAGQGLNAGLADARVLAATLADARRVGADLGSITALAPYPRGRYIPNHIMLAAVDKLNWIFGNRSPLINWARGTGLEVFNELGPIKDFFMANAGSGNSRARTEKDRVYGRSYASDNLGGVAGGLPGFLADATDALGMVRNIGRAAGDAVAEGLKVALRSGADALESRQTPPKQTPKN; via the exons ATGCGCTCAGCTCTTACATTGAGGCATGCCGCTCGGCGTGTGAGGCCCTCATTAGCCCTCCGCCCGGTTCTCGCCACGGCTCGACTTGCTCCGCGATCGGCGGCtgcctcttcctccacaCCGTCCTTGACCCCGGTGTGCTACCACTCGACGCAGGCGGTACCCCCGCCCGCGCCCATGCCCGACATCTCCCCTGAGAACACCTACGACATCGTGATCATTGGTGGCGGACCTGCCGGCCTAGCTCTCGCTACAGCCATGG TCTCACACTCCGCCCTAAAGGACGCgcgcatcctcctcctcgagggcgggaGCCTAGGACCAGTGCGGAACTGGGACGACGCAGGACCTTGGTCGAACCGCGTATCTTCACTTACGGCCGAGAACATCGAGTGGCTACAGGAGATCGGCGCGTGGGAGCACATTGCTTTGGCCCGCTCTCGTGCAGTCGACGACATTATCGTCTTTGCCAACCCCGAACCAGACTCTCACCCCATGCTCCATTTCCCACCACAGgacgcgccgctcgcccGCATGACCGAGAACGTTAATACGCAACgtgccctcctccgccgcctcgaggaggttggcgcGAATGTCACGGTGCGCGAGGGCGCCCGTGTCGCTGAGATGCGCTACGGCGaagggaggggatgggTCGGGCTGAGGAtgggcgacgagtgg GTCGGAGCTGATGGGCCCAACTCGCCCGTTCGTCAGttcgccgagatcgacacGTTCGGACACGCGTACAACGCCCACGGTGTTGTCGCGACCATgtcccacctcccaccagCTGTGTGGCCGAACCACACCGCATTTCAGCGGTTCCTCCCTACCGGCCcgctcgccttcctccccctcgccgacgacaccAGCACAATGGTGTGGAGCACGacgcccgagctcgccgcggcACTGAAGCGCCTCGCCCCGGACGCACTCACGCTCATGATCAATGCGGGTTGGAACCTCCCCGAGGCAGACCTCGCTATTATCAACGACGCCCTCCTGGCCGCCGACGGCACTGGTACGCCTCTGACGCGCGACGACATCGCGGCCCTACTTGGCGCGTTCGAGGGCGCGATGCCAACCGAGGCGCCGCTCCCGCCAACCATCACGGGCGTGGACCCCAAGTCGGTCGCGTCGTTCCCCCTCCGCCTGGCCCACGCAGACGCATATACCGCTCACCGCCTCGCACTTGTTGGCGACGCTGCGCACACGACCCACCCGCTCGCGGGACAGGGCCTGAACGCCGGTCTTGCCGATGCTCGCGTCCTCGCAGCCACATtggccgacgcgcgccgcgtcggcgcaGACCTCGGCTCCATCACCGCCCTCGCTCCGTACCCCCGCGGCCGTTACATCCCCAACCACATTATGCTCGCTGCAGTAGACAAGCTCAACTGGATCTTCGGGAACCGCTCTCCACTGATCAACTGGGCGCGGGGGACAGGACTCGAGGTGTtcaacgagctcggcccGATCAAGGACTTTTTCATGGCCAACGCCGGCAGTGGGAACAGCCGTGCGCGCACAGAAAAGGACCGCGTGTACGGACGGTCGTACGCCTCTGACAACCTTGGTGGTGTTGCCGGTGGCCTGCCTGGCTTCCTTGCCGACGCGACGGACGCTCTTGGCATGGTGCGGAATATCGGGCGAGCGGCAGGCGACGCAGTGGCCGagggcctcaaggtcgcACTCCGCAgtggcgccgacgcgctcgagagcCGGCAGACGCCGCCCAAGCAGACGCCCAAGAACTAG
- the YAF9 gene encoding uncharacterized protein (YEATS family), producing the protein MSGNERVRGIQVHRPIIYGSQARLLTEEERALAPPGHTHRWTVFLTSAATPLPTKTGQSSTDAAPVDMDKDYLPGGADDMTYMIKRVVFRLHETYSNPNRMCEKPPYKVTETGWGEFTVSIKVTFVPEASEKALSLQHPIKLHHWGEPLEAQAPQPETTAAETPKNGDEMKMEAGTPKPDGEAEASLAPTETSATEAATPAEATTGAATPVEPVIINPYATSVGTYPVHAWQYDEMVFSDPPANFLTLLEQNPPTPLPSRPRRPRDQRDEHELKTGKKRTKLSGARTGNTSRAGTEAPEGMTTRAGTPASVATPAPGQPPIIGVSGELGSADVPFEFSTDMEKGEFNRLTETRVKIVREMDRWREKLIAQEKELVKLKEELKNSMGVL; encoded by the exons ATGTCAGGCAACGAACGTGTACGG GGTATCCAGGTCCACCGGCCGATCATCTACGGCTCGCAGGCGCGGCTGTTGACTGAGGAAGAGCGCGCGTTGGCACCACCAGGAC acaCCCACCGCTGGAccgtcttcctcacctCGGCAGCTacccccctcccaaccAAGACAGGCCAGTCGTCCACCGATGCGGCGCCGGTCGATATGGACAAAGACTACCTCCCCGGAGGAGCGGACGATATGACGTACATGATCAAGCGTGTCGTCTTCCGCCTGCACGAAACATACTCGAATCCCAACAGGA TGTGTGAGAAGCCGCCGTACAAGGTCACTGAGACGGGGTGGGGCGAGTTCACAGTCAGCATCAAGGTGACTTTTGTGCCCGAGGCGTCGGAGAAGGCGCTCTCGTTGCAACATCCGATCAAGCTGCACCATTGGGGTGAGCCGCTCGAGGCACAAGCGCCACAACCTGAGACCACGGCAGCGGAGACGCCAAagaacggcgacgagatgaagatggaGGCGGGGACACCCAAGCCTGACggtgaggccgaggcgtcTCTTGCCCCGACTGAAACATCCGCGACTGAGGCGGCGACACCTGCCGAAGCGACGACGGGAGCTGCGACCCCCGTCGAGCCCGTGATTATCAACCCGTACGCGACATCTGTGGGGACATACCCCGTCCATGCGTGGCAGTACGATGAGATGGTCTTCTCGGACCCCCCCGCCAACTTTCTCACCTTACTCGAGCAGAACCCCCCCACGCCGTTAccctctcgccctcgtcgtccgcgcGACCAGCgtgacgagcacgagcttAAGAcgggcaagaagcgcaCCAAGCTATCGGGCGCGCGGACTGGCAACACTTCGCGCGCTGGCACAGAAGCACCCGAGGGCATGACGACGCGTGCAGGGACACCAGCGTCCGTGGCGACGCCTGCGCCTGGCCAGCCGCCTATCATCGGCGTCTCGGGTGAACTTGGTAGTGCAGACGTGCCTTTCGAATTCTCTACCGACATGGAGAAAGGCGAGTTCAACCGTCTCACGGAGACACGCGTCAAGATTGtgcgcgagatggacaGGTGGCGCGAGAAGCTCATTGCGCAAGAAaaggagctcgtcaagctaAAGGAGGAGTTGAAGAACTCGATGGGGGTGCTATGA